The Oenanthe melanoleuca isolate GR-GAL-2019-014 chromosome 1A, OMel1.0, whole genome shotgun sequence genome contains a region encoding:
- the LOC130264581 gene encoding endonuclease domain-containing 1 protein-like, with protein sequence MLGLLLLQVLASCLCLGHSEVVKSFETSCPQFFFREIPPNEALEPQKPAWICQRYKNKYYFATLYDRKMRIPVYSAYIYQPGPGKRPRTWLVEPQLIGPIYPKTMEKEWTLLNRYNVSLEKLSQSQAILQDYKNLTGLNRGHLNPNGHHDDYSSRMATFTLTNIVPQDEKLNGGAWNNYEQQTMIRRTQGCATTFVVVGAVPGNNYIAKGRVNKPSHLWSAACCVVDNNYIKAWAVIAENDKNEVQLLTLGELEDTLTELYGRGQVSLFDSDCPRN encoded by the exons atgctggggctgctgctgctgcaggtgttggcgagctgcctctgcctgggacACAGCGAGGTGGTGAAATCCTTTGAAACTTCATGTCCTCAGTTTTTTTTCCGGGAGATCCCCCCAAATGAAGCCCTGGAGCCACAGAAACCAGCCTGGATCTGCCAGCGCTACAAGAACAAGTATTACTTTGCCACCTTGTATGACAGGAAGATGCGTATTCCTGTCTACTCTGCTTACATCTACCAGCCTGGACCTGGCAAAAGACCTAGAACATGGCTGGTCGAGCCCCAG ctgATTGGCCCAATTTATCCCAAAACTATGGAAAAAGAGTGGACACTTTTAAATCGATACAATGTCAGCTTAGAGAAActcagccagagccaggctATCCTTCAAGACTACAAGAATCTGACGGGTTTGAACCGGGGCCATTTGAACCCCAATGGCCACCATGACGACTACAGCAGCAGGATGGCTACCTTCACCCTCACCAACATAGTGCCCCAGGATGAGAAACTCAACGGCGGCGCCTGGAACAACTACGAGCAGCAAACGATGATCAGGAGGACCCAGGGCTGTGCAACCACCTTTGTCGTTGtgggtgctgtgcctgggaacaACTACATTGCCAAGGGGAGGGTTAATAAACCCAGCCACCTCTGGTCAGCTGCCTGCTGCGTGGTGGACAACAACTACATAAAGGCTTGGGCGGTCATTGCTGAGAATGACAAGAACGAGGTCCAGCTGCTCAcgctgggggagctggaggacACGTTAACTGAGCTCTATGGGAGGGGACAGGTTTCCCTCTTTGACAGTGACTGTCCCCGGAACTAA